The genomic DNA GATCAAGGTATATCTCGGATGCCTTCACGTAATCACGTGCGTTCTCGTAAGATACTGCCAGACCCTCCCTTGCCGAATCCTTGAAGAAAGGATACTTCGAACTCATGGAGATATATTTTTCAAAATAGCTGGTAGCCTCTGCATTCCTTCCATCTGCAAGAGCAATTTTTCCCAGAAAATAGAGAGAGCATGCTCCCTGTTCCATGCTACCGAATCGATCATCGATGATCTTGAACATCTCCTCCGCGGATTTTATCTGCCCGGCACCGTATGACGCCAGCGCTTCGGAGAACTGTGCCTCAGCACTCGCTTTTGCATGCATCCTGGAGTTGTTCATCCAGATGGCTCCGGCAATTACAACAATAAGGACAACAAGGCCGGCGAAGAACTTGTTTTGGTTCTCCCTTAGATATTCTCTGGCCTCGAGAATAAACGTGACAAAACTATCTTCTTTCAATTCATGTCTTGATAACTTGTTATGAGACAATTCCCATACCTCCTTTTAGAGATAATTAACACTCCTTGAGTCATTTATTCAAGGGAAATATACGACTTCTTCCACTTAAACATTTCGATATTTGGATTGACAGTGAATATCCCATTCTGTAAGACTGACTCAAGGCTGACAAGAAAGGAGAATGTGTGCCCAGGACCCTTAGAATCGCACTGATGATAATTGCGGTTCTTATCACTATCCTTGACCTTTTTGGCATTGAAGATTTAGCCAGATCACCCTACCACGGAATCCGTCATAATAATCTTGTCTTTCTGGAATATGAAAAAGAAAGTCCTAATGCCGAAAAGGGTTTGCTGGCAGGCGACAGAATAGTAGCAGTCGATGGTATACGCCCCCGAAATATAATTCATTTCAAATATCTGATACGTTCCAACACTTCTTTTTCATCCCAGGTCTTTACAATTGCCAGGACTGATTCGTTGTTCGAAATAAGAATAGACACCAAAGCTCAGCCTGGGAAAAAGATTTTTCAGAAGATAGCGCTTTCTCTTACTGCTCTGACTTTTATGGTTGTAGGATCTTATGTGATCTATAAAAGACAGGATATTCTAGGGCGCCTTTATGCATTTAATTGCCTTCTGTTCGCATTTCTACTTACAGAAAGGCCTTCTACGTCTATCAGCCTGCTTCATGTCATGGGAGAACTGTTTTATGATGGGGTTTTTGCTTTTCTCCCTGCTGTATTCCTGCATTTCTTTC from Candidatus Latescibacterota bacterium includes the following:
- a CDS encoding tetratricopeptide repeat protein, producing MSHNKLSRHELKEDSFVTFILEAREYLRENQNKFFAGLVVLIVVIAGAIWMNNSRMHAKASAEAQFSEALASYGAGQIKSAEEMFKIIDDRFGSMEQGACSLYFLGKIALADGRNAEATSYFEKYISMSSKYPFFKDSAREGLAVSYENARDYVKASEIYLD